Proteins from a single region of Euzebya sp.:
- a CDS encoding NADH-quinone oxidoreductase subunit A: MLVEYLPIALLFAVATVFVVASVLVSAKLGPKNPNPTKSAAYESGILPDPETAVAGQRFPVKFYLVAMLFIIFDVEAVFVYPWATVLGELSWYGLAVMGVFLALLLESFFYVVRKGGLEWE, translated from the coding sequence GTGCTGGTTGAGTACCTGCCCATCGCGCTGCTCTTCGCCGTGGCGACGGTCTTCGTCGTCGCGAGCGTCCTGGTCTCCGCGAAGCTCGGGCCCAAGAACCCCAACCCGACGAAGAGCGCCGCCTACGAGTCCGGCATCCTGCCCGACCCCGAGACGGCGGTTGCCGGCCAGCGCTTCCCGGTGAAGTTCTACCTGGTGGCGATGCTGTTCATCATCTTCGACGTGGAGGCCGTCTTCGTGTACCCGTGGGCGACCGTCCTGGGCGAGCTGTCCTGGTACGGGCTCGCGGTGATGGGCGTGTTCCTCGCGCTGCTGCTCGAGTCGTTCTTCTACGTCGTGCGGAAGGGGGGTCTCGAGTGGGAATAG
- a CDS encoding NADH-quinone oxidoreductase subunit C, whose translation MTGSETTGQSEGLSGAYTEGREDTAGASGLSLQLQELREVLTDALPGTRATEHRGELTLEVAPEALLDVLTFCRDDERVSCELLSDLSAVHWPGGLIRENLQETTGWPEFTEEVAEGRFDVNYVLRSATLHHWFRVRVRVPDAEGSSLPSAAGLWSSAVFMEREVYDMAGIIFDDHPGLTRIHMPEDWVGHPHRKDYPLGGVEVMYKGKTIPPPDERTY comes from the coding sequence ATGACCGGGTCGGAGACCACCGGACAGAGCGAAGGCCTGAGCGGCGCCTACACCGAGGGTCGCGAGGACACCGCCGGGGCGTCCGGTCTGTCGCTGCAGCTCCAGGAGCTCCGCGAGGTCCTGACCGACGCGCTGCCCGGCACCCGCGCGACCGAGCACCGCGGCGAGCTGACCCTCGAGGTGGCGCCGGAGGCGCTGCTCGACGTCCTGACGTTCTGCCGCGACGACGAGCGGGTGTCCTGCGAGCTTCTGAGCGACCTGTCGGCCGTGCACTGGCCCGGCGGCCTCATCCGGGAGAACCTGCAGGAGACGACCGGCTGGCCGGAGTTCACCGAGGAGGTCGCGGAGGGCCGCTTCGACGTCAACTACGTCCTGCGGTCGGCCACCCTCCACCACTGGTTCCGGGTCCGCGTCCGGGTGCCGGACGCCGAGGGCTCGTCGCTGCCCAGCGCGGCCGGGTTGTGGTCGTCCGCGGTCTTCATGGAGCGCGAGGTCTACGACATGGCGGGGATCATCTTCGACGACCACCCCGGGCTCACGCGGATCCACATGCCCGAGGACTGGGTGGGCCACCCCCACCGCAAGGACTACCCCCTCGGCGGGGTGGAGGTCATGTACAAGGGCAAGACGATCCCGCCGCCCGACGAGCGCACGTACTGA
- a CDS encoding NADH-quinone oxidoreductase subunit D, with translation MSDTNTPGGWADETEDVTPARTGTLEPHGGEYTVSAVGEWQNLPDAVEDDLMVINMGPQHPSTHGVLRMVLTMDGETVVDNQPVIGYLHTGIEKNTEYRPWTQGVTFVTRMDYLSPLHNELGYCLAVEKLLGITDQVPERAQAIRVIMTELNRVASHQIAMATTGMELGSTSAMIYGFRDREDILDIFEFVTGLRMNHAYIRPGGVSQDVPEDFVERARQVVAGTRTRIGEFEDLITENPIWQERNVGVGILTREQCLDLGVTGPVLRSTGLAHDLRKTHPYCGIEQYDFDVPTTDTCDCYGRYLVRIEEMRQSLRIVEQALDRLPGGPVMVQDKKIGWPAQLALGPDGLGNAKEYIGKIMGQSMEALIHHFKLVTEGFEVPRGTAYQAVESPRGELGYHVTSSGTNMPYRVRVRDPSFIHIGAIGAITRGLLVADVIAAVASLDPVMGGVDR, from the coding sequence ATGTCTGACACCAACACCCCGGGCGGCTGGGCGGACGAGACCGAGGACGTCACGCCGGCGCGCACCGGCACCCTCGAGCCCCACGGCGGGGAGTACACCGTGTCCGCGGTCGGCGAGTGGCAGAACCTGCCCGACGCCGTCGAGGACGACCTCATGGTCATCAACATGGGGCCCCAGCACCCCTCGACCCACGGGGTGCTGCGGATGGTCCTGACGATGGACGGCGAGACCGTCGTCGACAACCAGCCGGTGATCGGCTACCTGCACACCGGGATCGAGAAGAACACCGAGTACCGCCCCTGGACCCAGGGCGTCACGTTCGTGACGCGGATGGACTACCTGTCCCCGCTGCACAACGAGCTCGGGTACTGCCTGGCCGTCGAGAAGCTCCTCGGCATCACCGACCAGGTGCCCGAGCGCGCCCAGGCGATCCGGGTCATCATGACCGAGCTGAACCGCGTCGCCTCCCACCAGATCGCGATGGCGACCACCGGCATGGAGCTCGGCAGCACCTCGGCGATGATCTACGGGTTCCGGGACCGCGAGGACATCCTCGACATCTTCGAGTTCGTCACCGGCCTGCGGATGAACCACGCCTACATCCGGCCCGGCGGCGTGTCCCAGGACGTCCCCGAGGACTTCGTCGAGCGGGCCCGCCAGGTCGTCGCGGGCACCCGCACGCGGATCGGCGAGTTCGAGGACCTGATCACCGAGAACCCGATCTGGCAGGAGCGCAACGTCGGCGTCGGGATCCTGACCCGCGAGCAGTGCCTCGACCTCGGCGTCACCGGGCCGGTGCTCCGCTCGACCGGGCTGGCCCACGACCTGCGGAAGACCCACCCCTACTGCGGCATCGAGCAGTACGACTTCGACGTCCCCACCACCGACACCTGCGACTGCTACGGCCGCTACCTGGTCCGCATCGAGGAGATGCGCCAGTCGCTCCGCATCGTCGAGCAGGCCCTCGACCGGCTGCCCGGCGGCCCGGTGATGGTGCAGGACAAGAAGATCGGCTGGCCCGCCCAGCTGGCCCTCGGCCCCGACGGCCTGGGGAACGCGAAGGAGTACATCGGCAAGATCATGGGTCAGTCGATGGAGGCCCTGATCCACCACTTCAAGCTGGTGACCGAGGGGTTCGAGGTGCCGAGGGGAACCGCCTACCAGGCCGTCGAGAGCCCCCGCGGGGAGCTCGGGTACCACGTGACGTCGAGCGGGACCAACATGCCCTACCGGGTCCGCGTCCGGGACCCATCCTTCATCCACATCGGCGCGATCGGCGCGATCACCCGCGGCCTGCTGGTCGCCGACGTCATCGCGGCCGTGGCGAGCCTCGACCCGGTGATGGGTGGCGTCGACCGGTGA
- a CDS encoding NAD(P)H-dependent oxidoreductase subunit E has translation MFSPENREKAEGLVARYPVKRSALLPLLHLVQHQDGYVSDDGIAECAELLDLTKAEVAAVSTFYTMYKREPMGRHLVSICTNFACAVRGGKAVYDRVSEHLGVGHDQTTEDGTITLEHAECLGNCEGAPLISVDYINYEMVDVDEAVELVDRIRAGDVPEPTRGMIPPGVREASHRLAGIGPIDPEGPGQRLGLATAEHGAVPQPDVGPGIAPTIVAFTPPGRNGQQPDEVPAQDAGGVDDLGTQESVEEAAAAEGVDAERVAEEAAPSGSDPAVEGTEAEGADDADTTTDEEGR, from the coding sequence GTGTTCTCACCCGAGAATCGAGAGAAGGCCGAAGGCCTGGTGGCCCGCTACCCGGTCAAGCGCAGCGCGCTCCTGCCGCTGTTGCACCTGGTGCAGCACCAGGACGGCTACGTCTCCGACGACGGCATCGCCGAGTGCGCCGAGCTCCTCGACCTGACCAAGGCCGAGGTGGCCGCGGTCTCGACCTTCTACACGATGTACAAGCGCGAGCCGATGGGCCGCCACCTGGTGAGCATCTGCACGAACTTCGCCTGCGCCGTGCGCGGCGGCAAGGCGGTCTACGACCGGGTCAGCGAGCACCTCGGGGTCGGACACGACCAGACGACCGAGGACGGCACGATCACGCTCGAGCACGCCGAGTGCCTCGGCAACTGCGAGGGCGCGCCGCTGATCAGCGTCGACTACATCAACTACGAGATGGTCGACGTCGACGAGGCCGTCGAGCTCGTCGACCGGATCCGCGCCGGCGACGTCCCCGAGCCGACCCGCGGCATGATCCCCCCGGGCGTGCGCGAGGCCTCGCACCGCCTGGCCGGCATCGGCCCGATCGACCCCGAGGGCCCCGGCCAGCGCCTGGGCCTCGCCACCGCTGAGCACGGCGCCGTGCCGCAGCCCGACGTGGGTCCCGGCATCGCCCCGACGATCGTCGCCTTCACCCCGCCGGGACGGAACGGGCAGCAGCCCGACGAGGTGCCCGCGCAGGACGCCGGCGGCGTCGACGACCTCGGGACCCAGGAGTCCGTCGAGGAGGCCGCGGCCGCAGAGGGCGTGGACGCCGAGCGCGTCGCCGAGGAGGCCGCGCCGAGCGGGAGCGACCCCGCGGTCGAGGGGACCGAGGCGGAGGGCGCCGACGACGCCGACACCACCACCGACGAGGAGGGCCGCTGA
- the nuoF gene encoding NADH-quinone oxidoreductase subunit NuoF: protein MPQVKVLSQRYDQPDAHTLEGYTRTGGWEALRTVLDSDPAAMRDVVKDSGLRGRGGAGFPTGLKWSFVPQDTGKPIYLVVNADESEPGTFKDRELMERDPFQLIEGIICSAYALNSPRSFIFIRGEYLFPGIRIEEALAAAYANGYLGEDILGSGFSHHITLHYGSGAYICGEETALLEALEGRRGQPRLRPPFPAVAGLYASPTVINNVESIAAAGHIMLHGANWWKQWGPERSPGTKLFCVSGEVVRPGNYEYPMGTPAREIIEDACGGMLPGRSLRFWTPGGSSTPLLTDEHVDIPMDFDSIAQAGSMMGTGAMQMFSDKTSVVEATLNWMRFYEHESCGKCTPCREGTFWVGQILERILAGRGMAEDLDTLADMCDSILGRSFCALADGAVSPLASSLKYFRDEYEHLIAHGRLPEHLEPRAPAIADNAQSDRPRMMVGVGHV, encoded by the coding sequence ATGCCGCAGGTGAAGGTCCTGTCCCAGCGCTACGACCAGCCCGACGCCCACACCCTGGAGGGCTACACCCGCACCGGCGGGTGGGAGGCGCTGCGCACGGTCCTCGACTCCGACCCCGCGGCCATGCGGGACGTGGTGAAGGACTCCGGACTGCGCGGCCGCGGCGGCGCCGGCTTCCCGACGGGCCTGAAGTGGAGCTTCGTCCCCCAGGACACCGGCAAGCCGATCTACCTGGTGGTCAACGCCGACGAGTCCGAGCCGGGCACGTTCAAGGACCGCGAGCTGATGGAGCGCGACCCGTTCCAGCTGATCGAGGGGATCATCTGCAGCGCCTACGCGCTCAACAGCCCGCGCTCGTTCATCTTCATCCGCGGCGAGTACCTGTTCCCCGGCATCCGGATCGAGGAGGCGCTGGCCGCCGCCTACGCGAACGGGTACCTCGGCGAGGACATCCTCGGCTCGGGCTTCAGCCACCACATCACCCTCCACTACGGCTCGGGTGCCTACATCTGCGGTGAGGAGACGGCCCTGCTCGAGGCCCTCGAGGGACGCCGCGGCCAGCCCCGGCTGCGACCGCCGTTCCCCGCCGTCGCCGGGCTGTACGCCAGCCCGACGGTGATCAACAACGTCGAGTCGATCGCCGCCGCCGGCCACATCATGCTGCACGGCGCGAACTGGTGGAAGCAGTGGGGGCCCGAGCGCTCCCCGGGCACCAAGCTGTTCTGCGTCTCCGGCGAGGTGGTGCGGCCGGGGAACTACGAGTACCCGATGGGCACCCCCGCCCGCGAGATCATCGAGGACGCCTGCGGCGGCATGCTGCCGGGCCGCTCCCTGCGGTTCTGGACCCCGGGCGGGTCGTCGACCCCGCTGCTCACCGACGAGCACGTCGACATCCCCATGGACTTCGACTCGATCGCCCAGGCCGGCTCGATGATGGGAACCGGCGCGATGCAGATGTTCAGCGACAAGACCTCCGTGGTCGAGGCGACGCTCAACTGGATGCGCTTCTACGAGCACGAGTCGTGCGGCAAGTGCACGCCGTGCCGCGAGGGGACGTTCTGGGTCGGCCAGATCCTCGAGCGCATCCTCGCCGGGCGGGGCATGGCCGAGGACCTCGACACGCTCGCGGACATGTGCGACAGCATCCTCGGCCGCAGCTTCTGCGCCCTGGCCGACGGGGCGGTGTCGCCGCTCGCCTCGTCACTCAAGTACTTCCGGGACGAGTACGAGCACCTGATCGCCCACGGGCGCCTGCCCGAGCACCTCGAACCGCGGGCGCCGGCGATCGCCGACAACGCCCAGAGCGACCGACCGCGGATGATGGTGGGGGTGGGACATGTCTGA
- a CDS encoding NADH-quinone oxidoreductase subunit G: MSEGAEDLVTLTIDGTEIAVEPGTLVIRAAEQLGIVIPRFCDHPLLDPVAACRQCLVEVEGARKPTPACSEVVRPDMVVRTQEVSELSRAYQESQMELLLVNHPLDCPQCDKGGECPLQDQSLRNGTADSRMWDKKRVYTKALPINAKISLDRERCVLCARCTRFAKEISGEPFIELFERSALEQVAIYADKPYDSYFSGNVVQICPVGALTSNSYRFKARPFDLRRVPGIAYHDASGANIRHDVRRGRIERVMARTNLAVNDAWIDDKTRYGYEFVHSPDRLTDPLVRGETGALHRASWVTAVQRAADAIAAVDPGKVAILTGGRLTDEDAYAVSRFARDVVGTDHVDFRTDPHADDLAVLPTLAATTDVTYQRVEEAPTVVIAGLEPHEELPTLFLRLRKAWRRRGQKIVVVGPVLGRLEEIAWQWIPTAPGGEADVLAALADRSADALDPITDVLGADTVVLAGERLSASPGALPAARDLAEGLGAGFAWVPRRPGARGAVEAGLMPGTLPGGRPLDAPGPVAEVWGRVPDAPGRDAAGILADVADGTIEVLWLIGVDPVTDFADPALARRALEAAGTVIATDLLPTESVRRADIVFPAAAPPERVGSFTNWEGRRQAWPQAVGAVGQTLQDWDVIRQVARAMGTDLGWETANDVRREAAPLMAATDERGPATRVDDSGDGAPQRRSAEPTADHPLLSVAVPFLLQGGTMLTGAEELAAGAPPHRVWVNPQDLGQGGALAGAELADGQVVTVTGPDGAVDLHLHLTPSVAPGTVVVPTSTRLDLGPGNPPVAISASAAVPHPPEPDVPAGDA, encoded by the coding sequence ATGTCTGAAGGTGCAGAGGACCTGGTCACGCTGACGATCGACGGCACCGAGATCGCCGTCGAGCCCGGCACGCTGGTGATCCGCGCGGCCGAGCAGCTCGGCATCGTGATCCCGCGCTTCTGCGACCACCCGCTGCTCGACCCGGTCGCCGCCTGCCGGCAGTGCCTGGTGGAGGTCGAGGGTGCCCGCAAGCCCACGCCCGCCTGCTCGGAGGTGGTCCGCCCCGACATGGTCGTGCGGACCCAGGAGGTCAGCGAGCTGTCGCGGGCCTACCAGGAGTCCCAGATGGAGCTCCTGCTGGTCAACCACCCCCTCGACTGCCCGCAGTGCGACAAGGGCGGGGAGTGCCCGCTGCAGGACCAGTCGCTCCGGAACGGCACCGCCGACTCCCGGATGTGGGACAAGAAGCGCGTCTACACCAAGGCGCTGCCGATCAACGCGAAGATCTCCCTCGATCGCGAGCGCTGCGTGCTCTGCGCCCGCTGCACCCGGTTCGCGAAGGAGATCTCCGGTGAGCCGTTCATCGAGCTGTTCGAGCGCAGCGCGCTCGAGCAGGTGGCGATCTACGCGGACAAGCCGTACGACTCCTACTTCTCGGGCAACGTCGTCCAGATATGCCCGGTCGGCGCGCTGACCTCGAACAGCTACCGGTTCAAGGCGCGCCCGTTCGACCTCCGCCGCGTCCCCGGCATCGCCTACCACGACGCGTCGGGGGCGAACATCCGCCACGACGTCCGGCGCGGCCGCATCGAGCGGGTCATGGCCCGCACGAACCTCGCCGTCAACGACGCCTGGATCGACGACAAGACCCGCTACGGCTACGAGTTCGTGCACAGCCCCGACCGCCTGACCGACCCCCTCGTCCGGGGTGAGACCGGGGCCCTCCACCGCGCGTCGTGGGTGACCGCCGTGCAGCGCGCCGCGGACGCGATCGCCGCGGTCGACCCGGGGAAGGTCGCGATCCTGACCGGCGGACGCCTGACCGACGAGGACGCGTACGCGGTCAGCCGCTTCGCCCGCGACGTGGTCGGCACCGACCACGTCGACTTCCGGACCGATCCGCACGCCGACGACCTGGCGGTCCTGCCGACGCTCGCCGCGACCACCGACGTGACCTACCAGCGCGTCGAGGAGGCGCCGACGGTCGTCATCGCCGGGCTCGAGCCCCACGAGGAGCTGCCGACGCTGTTCCTCCGGCTCCGCAAGGCGTGGCGGCGGCGCGGCCAGAAGATCGTCGTCGTGGGGCCGGTCCTCGGCCGCCTCGAGGAGATCGCCTGGCAGTGGATCCCCACCGCACCGGGTGGGGAGGCCGACGTCCTGGCCGCGCTCGCCGACCGGTCCGCTGACGCCCTCGACCCGATCACCGACGTGCTCGGCGCCGACACCGTCGTGCTGGCGGGGGAGCGGCTGAGCGCCAGCCCCGGCGCCCTCCCGGCGGCCCGCGACCTCGCCGAGGGCCTAGGCGCCGGGTTCGCCTGGGTGCCCCGCCGCCCCGGTGCCCGCGGCGCGGTCGAGGCCGGCCTCATGCCGGGCACGCTGCCCGGCGGACGGCCGCTCGACGCCCCCGGGCCGGTCGCCGAGGTGTGGGGTCGCGTGCCCGACGCCCCTGGCCGCGACGCCGCCGGCATCCTGGCCGACGTCGCCGACGGGACCATCGAGGTCCTCTGGCTGATCGGCGTCGACCCCGTCACCGACTTCGCCGACCCGGCGCTCGCCCGCCGGGCGCTCGAAGCTGCGGGGACGGTCATCGCGACCGACCTGTTGCCGACCGAGTCGGTCCGCCGTGCCGACATCGTGTTCCCGGCCGCCGCCCCACCGGAGCGGGTCGGCTCGTTCACCAACTGGGAGGGACGGCGCCAGGCCTGGCCGCAGGCCGTCGGCGCGGTCGGCCAGACCCTCCAGGACTGGGACGTCATCCGCCAGGTCGCCCGCGCGATGGGCACCGACCTGGGCTGGGAGACCGCCAACGACGTGCGCCGCGAGGCCGCGCCGCTGATGGCCGCCACCGACGAGCGCGGCCCGGCCACCCGTGTCGACGACTCGGGCGACGGGGCCCCGCAGCGCCGCTCTGCCGAGCCGACCGCCGACCACCCGCTGCTCAGCGTGGCGGTGCCGTTCCTCCTGCAGGGCGGCACGATGCTGACCGGCGCCGAGGAGCTCGCGGCGGGCGCCCCCCCGCACCGGGTCTGGGTCAACCCCCAGGACCTCGGCCAGGGCGGTGCGCTGGCCGGTGCGGAGCTGGCCGACGGCCAGGTCGTCACGGTCACGGGTCCCGACGGGGCCGTCGACCTGCACCTGCACCTGACGCCGTCGGTCGCTCCGGGCACGGTGGTCGTCCCCACCTCCACCCGCCTGGACCTCGGACCCGGCAACCCGCCGGTCGCGATCAGCGCCAGCGCCGCCGTCCCCCACCCGCCCGAACCCGACGTGCCCGCAGGAGACGCCTGA
- a CDS encoding NADH-quinone oxidoreductase subunit H has product MLPVDAITDGWDLLIVLAVVVVGWAYFLLSTAVLIWAERRIVARMQSRLGPNRLGPWGILQTLADGAKFFFKEDILPKGVDKPVYFAAPLVSAIIAMVTFAVIPIGGDFALAGRDISLQIWDPEIGMLWPLATGSLAVYGIVLAGWSSGSKYPLLGGVRSSAQMISYELSMGLAVGAVFIYTGSLRVSDIVAAQQGSLITDSIPILNLIPAWHLVPMFPAFVLFFIAATAEIQRPPFDLPEAEGELVGGFNTEYSAAKFAMFFLAEFMNVITMSAIIVTMFLGGPSGPVPAGDGWLATTAQIVLPIVYFTAKVWVFVFIYIWMRGSLPRFRYDRLMTLGWKVMLPLGIAWVFLTGFAVVIRSWARTVDDPLPTLGTWAAIIIGVAVLLYLVSPLFASREDAEVEPAAGSGGSGGGGGGSPVRTDPGTAPGGSQVTEPGRADDAHDLPDDDADVDTSRPAGVT; this is encoded by the coding sequence ATGCTCCCAGTCGATGCCATCACCGACGGGTGGGACCTCCTCATCGTCCTGGCCGTCGTCGTCGTGGGGTGGGCCTACTTCCTCCTCTCCACGGCGGTCCTGATCTGGGCCGAGCGGCGGATCGTCGCCCGCATGCAGTCGCGCCTCGGCCCGAACCGGCTCGGTCCCTGGGGCATCCTGCAGACGCTGGCCGACGGCGCGAAGTTCTTCTTCAAGGAGGACATCCTCCCGAAGGGCGTCGACAAGCCGGTCTACTTCGCCGCCCCGCTCGTCAGCGCCATCATCGCGATGGTCACCTTCGCGGTGATCCCGATCGGCGGCGACTTCGCCCTCGCCGGCCGCGACATCAGCCTGCAGATCTGGGACCCCGAGATCGGCATGCTCTGGCCCCTCGCCACGGGGTCGCTCGCCGTCTACGGCATCGTCCTCGCCGGGTGGTCGTCTGGCTCGAAGTACCCGCTGCTCGGCGGGGTCCGGTCGTCGGCCCAGATGATCTCCTACGAGCTGTCGATGGGCCTCGCGGTCGGCGCGGTGTTCATCTACACCGGCTCGCTGCGGGTCAGCGACATCGTCGCCGCCCAGCAGGGCAGCCTGATCACCGACTCGATCCCGATCCTCAACCTGATCCCCGCCTGGCACCTCGTGCCCATGTTCCCGGCGTTCGTGCTGTTCTTCATCGCGGCGACCGCGGAGATCCAGCGCCCGCCCTTCGACCTCCCCGAGGCAGAGGGCGAGCTCGTCGGCGGGTTCAACACCGAGTACTCGGCTGCCAAGTTCGCGATGTTCTTCCTCGCCGAGTTCATGAACGTCATCACGATGAGCGCCATCATCGTCACGATGTTCCTCGGCGGGCCGTCCGGGCCGGTGCCCGCCGGCGACGGCTGGCTGGCGACCACCGCGCAGATCGTGCTGCCGATCGTGTACTTCACCGCGAAGGTCTGGGTCTTCGTCTTCATCTACATCTGGATGCGCGGCTCCCTGCCGCGCTTCCGCTACGACCGGCTGATGACGCTCGGCTGGAAGGTGATGCTGCCCCTCGGCATCGCCTGGGTGTTCCTGACCGGCTTCGCGGTCGTCATCCGCAGCTGGGCCCGCACCGTCGACGACCCGCTGCCGACCCTCGGCACGTGGGCGGCGATCATCATCGGCGTCGCGGTGCTGCTGTACCTGGTCTCCCCCCTCTTCGCGAGCCGTGAGGACGCCGAGGTCGAACCGGCCGCCGGCAGCGGCGGCAGCGGCGGTGGGGGCGGCGGCTCGCCGGTGCGCACCGACCCCGGCACGGCGCCCGGGGGCTCCCAGGTGACCGAGCCCGGCCGCGCCGACGACGCCCACGACCTCCCCGACGACGATGCCGACGTCGACACGTCCCGACCCGCGGGAGTGACCTGA
- the nuoI gene encoding NADH-quinone oxidoreductase subunit NuoI produces the protein MFNALRKGFGLTFKTMFRPVSTVQYPEVKRATQPRFHGRHVLNRHPDGLEKCVGCELCAWACPADAIFVQGADNTPDARYSPGERFGVDYQINYLRCIFCGLCIEACPTRALTMSNEYELSQDSREAMIFTKDQLLAPLPEGAQPTPHTDAEVAARGLEYYEHNFAGQLPLVSKAEGYRSDPRRKKPGDGRLLAADPPANPVTKPEDAMEAGVDPRDDGDDEVIA, from the coding sequence ATGTTCAACGCCCTCCGCAAGGGCTTCGGTCTGACCTTCAAGACGATGTTCAGACCGGTGTCCACCGTCCAGTACCCCGAGGTGAAGCGCGCCACCCAGCCGCGCTTCCACGGACGGCACGTGCTGAACCGCCACCCCGACGGGCTCGAGAAGTGCGTCGGCTGCGAGCTGTGCGCGTGGGCCTGCCCGGCCGATGCGATCTTCGTCCAGGGTGCCGACAACACCCCGGACGCCCGCTACTCCCCGGGTGAGCGCTTCGGCGTCGACTACCAGATCAACTACCTGCGCTGCATCTTCTGCGGGCTGTGCATCGAGGCGTGCCCGACCAGGGCGTTGACCATGTCGAACGAGTACGAGCTCAGCCAGGACTCGCGCGAGGCGATGATCTTCACGAAGGACCAGCTGCTCGCCCCCCTCCCCGAGGGCGCCCAGCCGACGCCGCACACCGACGCCGAGGTGGCCGCGCGCGGTCTCGAGTACTACGAGCACAACTTCGCCGGGCAGCTGCCGCTGGTCTCGAAGGCCGAGGGCTACCGCTCGGACCCCCGCCGGAAGAAGCCGGGCGACGGACGGCTGCTCGCCGCCGACCCTCCCGCGAACCCGGTGACCAAGCCGGAGGACGCGATGGAGGCCGGGGTCGACCCCCGCGACGACGGCGACGACGAGGTCATCGCATGA
- a CDS encoding NADH-quinone oxidoreductase subunit J, with amino-acid sequence MSAALLAQAADAAQTTSSGAAEFWLFWILAPLSLAAALAVVILKNPVHAALMLVVNFFTFAVFYAILEGQFLATIQVIVYAGAIMILFLFVLMLLGVDRETELGPGRLRGQKVAAILLGAGLFVALTGTIAGPYMGTDSACNRSEQVTAAVAEEGADAQPCAGLEEVNAAESGGNVQGIGRLLFTDYVWPFEVTSVLLVIAAIGAMVLGRRTDSLADLVDVGEAEPPGSTPELVHTTTPAPDGADDPTSTDEEAT; translated from the coding sequence ATGAGCGCGGCGCTGCTGGCGCAGGCCGCCGACGCGGCGCAGACGACCTCGTCGGGGGCCGCGGAGTTCTGGCTCTTCTGGATCCTCGCGCCGCTGTCGCTCGCCGCTGCGCTGGCGGTCGTCATCCTGAAGAACCCCGTCCACGCCGCGCTGATGCTGGTCGTGAACTTCTTCACGTTCGCGGTGTTCTACGCGATCCTCGAGGGTCAGTTCCTCGCGACGATCCAGGTGATCGTCTACGCCGGCGCGATCATGATCCTGTTCCTGTTCGTGCTGATGCTGCTCGGCGTGGACCGCGAGACCGAGCTGGGGCCAGGGCGACTGCGCGGGCAGAAGGTCGCCGCGATCCTGCTCGGCGCCGGCCTGTTCGTGGCGCTGACCGGCACGATCGCCGGGCCGTACATGGGCACCGACTCCGCCTGCAACCGCTCGGAGCAGGTGACGGCTGCGGTCGCGGAGGAGGGGGCGGACGCCCAGCCGTGCGCCGGCCTCGAAGAGGTCAACGCGGCGGAGTCAGGCGGGAACGTGCAGGGCATCGGCCGCCTGCTGTTCACCGACTACGTGTGGCCCTTCGAGGTGACCAGCGTCCTGCTGGTCATCGCCGCGATCGGTGCGATGGTGCTGGGGCGCCGGACCGACTCCCTGGCCGACCTGGTCGACGTCGGCGAGGCCGAGCCCCCGGGCTCGACCCCCGAGCTGGTCCACACCACCACACCCGCGCCCGACGGCGCGGACGACCCGACGTCGACAGACGAGGAGGCCACGTGA
- the nuoK gene encoding NADH-quinone oxidoreductase subunit NuoK yields the protein MSPEAGIPAGYYLLLAAALFSIGVVGVLIRRNLIVIFMCIELMLNAVNLTLVAFSRLNGNLDGQVLSFFVMVVAAAEVTVGLALIVNLFRLRASIDADDADRLRA from the coding sequence GTGAGCCCCGAAGCCGGCATCCCGGCCGGGTACTACCTGCTGCTGGCCGCCGCTCTGTTCTCCATCGGCGTGGTCGGCGTGCTGATCCGCCGGAACCTGATCGTGATCTTCATGTGCATCGAGCTCATGCTGAACGCGGTCAACCTGACCCTGGTCGCGTTCAGCCGCCTCAACGGCAACCTCGACGGGCAGGTGCTCAGCTTCTTCGTGATGGTGGTCGCCGCCGCCGAGGTCACCGTCGGCCTCGCCCTGATCGTGAACCTCTTCAGGCTGCGCGCCTCGATCGACGCCGACGACGCCGACAGGCTGCGCGCGTGA